In Dolichospermum flos-aquae CCAP 1403/13F, the following proteins share a genomic window:
- a CDS encoding non-ribosomal peptide synthetase, with protein MQSNSSLEKQPQLTEETKSFPLSYGQQVMWFLDQIAPQSIAYNIYTTVRINSELDLEAWHRAWLQIVERHPILRTTYAQYEDQPIQVIHPYQEIDIKITDASTWELDYLEKKILVETERPYNLETGPVLRVHLFTRSSAEHIQLLAMHHIAGDMWSFDILLNELQILYATEVKTSSQADLQIIENSDIYNSQTDNSLSLPKLSYTDYVSWQTEMLSSSQGEQLSAYWHKQLIGELPVLDLPVDKLRPNVQTYSGSTHIIKLDEELLSRLRKLSELEKTSLYRIFLAAFFILFYRLSGQEDILVGCPVAGRSGKKEFESIIGYFTDPIVLRANLGENPTFRDFLAQIRRTVSEGKKHEDYPFPLLVKQLIPERDSSRSPLFQVSLTWQEHRWYDNSQKSSLVMSPFLIEGHQRGSAFDIDLAIIKTGGEFNFCWQYNTDLFNISTVERIAGNYQTLLESILINPQQPISQLPLLTEIEQYQLLVDWNNTKKEYPLDKCIHQLFEEQVIKTPDAVAVEIEGEKLTYQELNQRANQLANYLQKLGVNPEVLVGICVERSLLMVVGLLGILKAGGAYVPLDPAYPAERLAYMLDDSQAKVLLTQQQLVNSIPNTGLEVICLDTNWELISTQSDKNPQTQVKANNLAYVIYTSGSTGKPKGVMIEHRSLANFAQTVKDKYEISNRDRVLQAASISFDAAAEEIYPCLVSGATLVLRTAEMLGTVSTFIQKCWEWELTVLMMGTAYWHQLTAELATTNETLPPSVRLLANGGEQWLPEKLNLWQKSMEYRSRVQNLKAPPMLMNGYGPTEATVLSTVYNLSELRLENTQGQQIIGTPFDNVQTYILDSFLQPVPIGVPGELHIGGMGLARGYLHHPDLTDAKFIAHPFKQSERIYKTGDLARYLPNGNIEFLGRIDNQVKIRGFRIELGEIETLLITHPQISEAVVIDSDDIPGSKRLVAYIVETSSGTSLPQSQLRSFLKEKLPDYMIPSAFVVLDALPLTPNGKVDRRNLPKPDQNRPDSAANYVAPQTDVERTIATVWEEVLHLENIGIHDNFFEIGGHSLLATQIISRLRQILQMDLSVRTLFTAPTIASFAEFGLKPNYELQTAIKPVGRTENLPLSFAQARLWFLDKLDPNSAFYNIPILWRFSGKLNVTALQSSLNEIIRRHEALRTNFVTQENQPIQVIAETLFLPLEIVDLLYLPTEEREVEMQRLVLNEAVRSYDLEREPLIRATLLQLTSTEYVFILTAHHIIFDGWSTGVFVQELATLYTAFCNDKTPQKVVELPELPIQYADFAVWQRQWWEQGRITEQLSYWQQQLQGAPTLLELPTDRPRPAIQTNRGKHQQFTLPQSLGESMNLLSKGAGVTPFMTFFAAFVTLLYRYTGEKDIVIGTPIAGRNRPEIEGIIGLFVNTLVLRTDLSDNPSFEQLLMRVREVSLQAYSHQDLPFEKLVDALQPQRSLSHLPLFQVMFDLQNVPISSLDLPGLSISSFPVETGIAKFDLALSIENTSSGLIAEWEYNSDLFDDSTIARMAGNFHTLVTGIVANPQQPISQLPLLTEIEQYQLLVDWNNTKKDYPLDKCIHQLFEEQVIKTPDAVAVEIEGEKLTYQELNQQANQLANYLQKLGVNPEVLVGICVERSLLMVVGLLGILKAGGAYVPLDPAYPAERLAYMLDDSQAKVLLTIVETFHGTSLDSAVQVICLDTNWELISTQSDKNPQTQVKANNLAYVIYTSGSTGKPKGVMIEHRSLVNLTQTVRDKYGMNNKDRVLQAASISFDAAAEEIYPCLICGGTLVLRTAEMLGAVSTFVQKCWEWKLTVLMVGTAYWQQLTAELATTNETLPPSVRLLSTGGEQWLPEKLKLWQKCMEERSSIQNLKAPPLLMNGYGPTEATVLSTVYDLSKLATEDTQPKQVIGNAFDNVQIYILDSYLQPVPMGVPGELHIGGMGLARGYLHRPDLTDAKFIPHPFNPLERIYKTGDLARYLPDGNIEFLGRIDNQVKIRGFRIELGEIETLLITHPQISEAVVIDSDHIPGSKRLVAYIVGTLNETSLPQSQLRSFLKQKLPDYMIPSAFVVLDALPLTPNGKVDRRGLPKPDTTSHKIETDLAAPRTESEEILAKIWCEVLHLKEVGIHDNFFELGGDSILSIQIIFKAKQAGLQLTAKQIFQNQTIAELAAVTNISQTVKAEQGLVTGLLPLTPIQHWFKEQNFPEPHHFNQSLLLELSGVVDWTLFPEVMRKLLLHHDTLRLRCPADGEQINITSDDTIPFSYVDLSDIPDREQKAAIEATANSLQTSLNIASGPIVQVAFFGLGTNKSSRLLIIIHHLAVDGVSWRILLEDLETAYQQISRGEKIQFRPKTTSFKYWAEKLNSYAQSDIAKQKLTNWQGISRTQITRIPVDHALGANTVAFNQIISVSLSPEETRALLQEVPKAYKTQINDILLTALLQTLGSWIGSNSVLLDLEGHGREDIFEDVDLSRTVGWFTTIFPVLLELKATDNLGDGIKSIKEQLRAVPNRGIGYGLLRYLSGDKDIISQLSTMPKAEVSFNYLGQFDWGRQENSFFKLASESVGAEHCQQENCSHLLDINGLVVDGQLKLDWTYSENFHHRDTIENLAEDFAANLRFLITHCLSIDVSANQEIYGFSQPINNYQHQENNVPVPLHLLELTQDISELLPDDTQFAYPLAKMQEFMLHHYANDHQKMGVYHGQELLDIYDENLSISVFKKALQILVEKHPTLRTVFIFQNGKPVCQVVRKNLKFSINEEDISHIKSDEQENYINAIIKQDRQNLFNVENCNEALFRLWLVRKAENRFEFFMSMHHAITDGWSGIEFVNQLEELYSALKQGEEITVIPANNVHQEFVALEKEIISSTEASNFWKLHLQNYKYKPLQPLKTTVFQVKSASDSQKAIEDNFNAEIILDLRECCRKLKVSPKAIFLSTYLDLISIVMKENQVSVGVISNGRIERLSDPFGALGLFWNIVPFCQTITEDKSVQIKNVQQTLIDIEPFVRYPLLEILSDQKTTELFLATFNFVNFHNTKTVDKHTSLKVQRKMIYDKFNFPLNYAISMESLSGNVSIHVEYDQTYFSYKDIQLMLQNYVEILKDRVYG; from the coding sequence ATGCAAAGCAATTCTTCTTTGGAAAAGCAGCCACAACTTACAGAGGAAACGAAATCATTTCCCCTCTCCTACGGTCAACAAGTGATGTGGTTTCTTGACCAGATAGCACCCCAGAGCATCGCATACAATATCTATACAACAGTACGGATAAACTCAGAGTTAGATTTGGAGGCATGGCACAGAGCGTGGCTTCAGATTGTAGAACGTCATCCTATCCTACGAACTACTTATGCACAGTATGAAGATCAACCTATTCAAGTAATTCACCCATACCAAGAGATAGATATTAAAATAACAGATGCTTCTACTTGGGAATTAGACTACTTAGAAAAAAAAATTCTGGTAGAAACCGAGCGTCCTTACAACTTGGAAACAGGTCCAGTATTGCGGGTACATCTATTTACAAGATCATCAGCAGAACATATCCAATTACTGGCCATGCACCACATTGCTGGAGATATGTGGTCTTTTGACATATTATTAAATGAACTGCAAATTCTGTATGCTACAGAAGTAAAAACATCGTCTCAAGCTGACTTACAAATTATTGAAAATTCAGATATTTATAATTCTCAAACAGATAATAGTCTCTCTCTTCCAAAGCTATCATACACAGATTATGTAAGTTGGCAGACCGAGATGTTGTCAAGTTCTCAAGGTGAACAACTTTCAGCATACTGGCATAAACAATTAATAGGTGAGTTGCCAGTCTTAGACTTGCCCGTAGATAAACTTAGACCAAATGTGCAAACCTACTCTGGTAGCACACACATCATCAAGTTAGATGAAGAATTGCTTTCCAGGCTGAGAAAGTTGTCAGAATTAGAAAAAACCAGCCTGTATAGAATTTTCCTGGCTGCATTTTTTATCCTATTTTACCGCTTATCAGGACAAGAAGACATCCTAGTAGGTTGTCCAGTTGCAGGTCGGTCAGGTAAAAAGGAATTTGAAAGTATTATTGGCTACTTTACAGACCCCATAGTATTACGTGCAAATCTAGGGGAAAATCCCACCTTCAGAGATTTTCTTGCTCAAATACGTCGCACAGTTTCTGAGGGTAAGAAACATGAAGATTATCCCTTTCCCCTATTAGTAAAACAGCTTATTCCTGAAAGAGATTCTAGTCGTTCTCCTCTGTTTCAAGTTTCTTTAACTTGGCAAGAGCATCGCTGGTATGATAATAGCCAAAAATCATCTTTAGTGATGTCGCCATTCTTAATAGAAGGACATCAACGAGGATCAGCATTTGATATAGATTTGGCGATTATTAAAACTGGTGGTGAGTTTAATTTTTGCTGGCAATACAATACTGATCTGTTTAATATTTCCACTGTAGAACGAATAGCAGGAAATTATCAAACCTTGCTAGAAAGTATTTTAATTAATCCACAGCAACCTATTTCCCAATTACCATTGTTAACAGAAATTGAGCAATATCAATTATTAGTTGATTGGAATAATACTAAAAAAGAATATCCATTAGATAAATGTATCCATCAATTATTTGAAGAACAGGTAATCAAAACACCTGACGCTGTAGCAGTAGAGATTGAAGGGGAAAAACTAACTTATCAGGAATTAAATCAACGGGCAAATCAACTAGCAAATTATCTGCAAAAACTGGGTGTAAATCCAGAGGTTTTAGTAGGAATTTGTGTAGAGCGATCGCTGTTAATGGTAGTAGGATTATTAGGGATTCTTAAAGCTGGTGGTGCTTATGTTCCTTTAGATCCAGCTTATCCAGCAGAACGTTTAGCCTATATGTTGGATGATTCTCAGGCAAAAGTGCTATTAACTCAACAGCAGTTAGTGAACTCAATACCGAATACTGGCTTAGAGGTGATCTGTTTAGATACCAATTGGGAATTAATCAGCACTCAAAGCGATAAAAACCCACAAACTCAAGTTAAAGCCAATAATTTAGCCTATGTAATTTATACCTCTGGCTCCACAGGAAAGCCGAAAGGAGTAATGATTGAACATCGGTCTTTAGCGAACTTTGCCCAAACGGTAAAAGACAAATATGAGATAAGCAATAGAGACAGAGTTCTGCAAGCTGCATCGATCAGTTTTGACGCAGCCGCAGAAGAAATCTATCCCTGTCTAGTCTCTGGTGCAACCTTAGTGCTACGGACTGCTGAAATGTTGGGTACTGTCTCCACATTTATCCAGAAGTGCTGGGAATGGGAATTAACAGTATTAATGATGGGAACAGCATACTGGCACCAGCTAACGGCAGAATTAGCAACAACCAATGAAACCCTACCACCATCAGTAAGGTTGTTAGCTAATGGTGGAGAACAATGGCTGCCAGAAAAATTGAACCTGTGGCAAAAGAGCATGGAATATAGATCGCGCGTTCAGAATTTAAAAGCGCCACCGATGTTAATGAACGGCTATGGACCAACAGAAGCAACCGTATTATCAACGGTATACAATTTATCGGAGTTGCGCCTAGAGAATACACAGGGACAGCAAATCATTGGCACTCCTTTTGATAATGTCCAGACTTATATTCTTGATAGCTTCCTCCAGCCCGTTCCTATTGGTGTACCTGGGGAATTGCATATTGGTGGTATGGGTTTAGCTAGAGGCTATCTCCACCATCCAGATCTAACAGATGCAAAATTTATTGCTCATCCCTTTAAGCAATCAGAACGTATTTACAAAACAGGAGACTTAGCTCGCTATTTACCTAACGGTAACATTGAGTTTCTGGGTCGCATTGACAATCAGGTGAAAATACGCGGTTTTCGCATTGAACTGGGGGAAATTGAAACTTTACTAATTACACATCCTCAAATATCAGAAGCGGTAGTGATTGATTCTGATGATATTCCTGGTTCTAAACGATTGGTTGCATATATCGTAGAAACTTCCTCTGGAACCTCTTTGCCCCAGTCGCAATTGCGCTCTTTCCTGAAAGAGAAGTTACCAGATTACATGATACCTTCTGCTTTTGTGGTTTTAGATGCTTTACCTCTAACTCCGAATGGTAAGGTAGATCGGCGCAATTTACCGAAACCTGACCAAAATAGACCTGACTCAGCAGCAAATTACGTTGCACCCCAAACGGATGTGGAGCGAACAATTGCTACTGTTTGGGAAGAGGTGCTTCATTTAGAAAATATAGGTATACACGATAACTTCTTTGAAATCGGTGGTCATTCCCTGCTCGCTACCCAAATCATATCTCGGCTACGTCAAATCTTGCAGATGGATTTGTCCGTCCGCACTTTATTTACAGCACCAACTATAGCTAGTTTTGCCGAGTTTGGGCTAAAGCCCAACTACGAACTACAAACTGCAATTAAACCAGTTGGTAGGACAGAAAACCTCCCTCTCTCCTTTGCACAAGCGAGATTGTGGTTTTTAGACAAATTAGATCCCAATAGTGCGTTTTATAACATCCCTATCCTTTGGCGGTTTAGCGGGAAACTTAATGTAACTGCGCTACAATCGAGCCTGAACGAAATCATCCGTCGACATGAAGCGTTACGGACAAACTTTGTCACACAAGAAAATCAACCCATTCAGGTTATTGCTGAAACTCTTTTTTTGCCACTAGAAATCGTAGATTTGCTGTATCTGCCAACAGAGGAACGAGAAGTGGAAATGCAGCGATTAGTTCTAAATGAGGCAGTGCGATCCTATGATCTAGAAAGAGAACCTTTAATACGTGCCACTCTCTTACAGCTTACCTCAACAGAGTACGTTTTTATCCTCACAGCACACCACATTATTTTTGATGGTTGGTCAACAGGGGTATTTGTCCAAGAATTAGCAACACTCTACACTGCATTCTGTAATGACAAAACCCCTCAAAAAGTTGTTGAACTGCCTGAATTACCCATACAGTATGCAGACTTTGCCGTTTGGCAGCGACAGTGGTGGGAACAAGGGAGAATTACAGAGCAGCTATCCTATTGGCAGCAACAACTTCAAGGCGCTCCCACCTTATTAGAACTTCCTACCGATAGACCCAGACCTGCTATTCAAACAAACCGGGGAAAACATCAACAATTTACACTTCCTCAGTCCCTAGGTGAGTCCATGAACCTACTTAGCAAGGGTGCGGGAGTTACCCCATTTATGACGTTTTTTGCGGCTTTTGTTACCTTGCTTTATCGTTACACAGGGGAAAAGGATATTGTAATTGGTACACCCATTGCTGGTCGTAATCGTCCGGAAATAGAAGGGATAATTGGTCTTTTTGTGAATACTTTAGTGCTGCGAACTGATTTGTCAGACAACCCCAGTTTTGAGCAGTTACTAATGAGGGTGCGGGAAGTATCTCTGCAAGCATACAGTCATCAAGACCTGCCCTTTGAGAAATTGGTTGATGCTTTGCAACCTCAGCGTTCTTTGAGTCACTTGCCTCTGTTTCAGGTCATGTTTGATCTCCAGAATGTTCCTATATCAAGTTTAGATTTGCCAGGGTTAAGTATAAGTTCATTTCCTGTGGAAACGGGAATAGCGAAGTTCGATTTAGCTCTCTCAATTGAGAATACATCTTCTGGATTGATAGCCGAATGGGAATATAATAGCGACTTGTTTGATGATTCAACAATTGCTCGCATGGCAGGAAATTTCCACACTTTAGTAACAGGAATTGTCGCCAATCCACAGCAACCTATTTCCCAATTACCATTGTTAACAGAAATTGAGCAATATCAATTATTAGTTGATTGGAATAATACTAAAAAAGATTATCCATTAGATAAATGTATCCATCAATTATTTGAAGAACAGGTAATCAAAACACCTGACGCTGTAGCAGTAGAGATTGAAGGGGAAAAACTAACTTATCAGGAATTAAATCAACAGGCAAATCAACTGGCAAATTATCTGCAAAAACTGGGTGTGAATCCAGAAGTTTTAGTAGGAATATGTGTAGAGCGATCGCTGTTAATGGTAGTAGGATTATTAGGGATTCTCAAAGCTGGTGGTGCTTATGTTCCTTTAGATCCAGCTTATCCAGCAGAACGTTTAGCTTATATGTTGGATGATTCTCAGGCAAAAGTGCTATTAACTATTGTAGAGACGTTCCATGGAACGTCTCTAGATTCTGCGGTACAAGTAATTTGTTTAGATACCAATTGGGAATTAATCAGCACTCAAAGCGATAAAAACCCACAAACTCAAGTTAAAGCCAATAATTTAGCCTATGTAATTTATACTTCCGGCTCCACAGGAAAGCCGAAAGGAGTAATGATTGAACATCGGTCTTTAGTGAATTTAACCCAAACCGTAAGAGATAAGTATGGGATGAACAATAAAGACAGAGTTCTTCAAGCAGCATCTATTAGTTTTGACGCAGCCGCAGAAGAAATCTATCCCTGTTTAATATGTGGTGGAACTTTAGTGCTACGGACTGCCGAAATGTTGGGTGCTGTCTCCACATTTGTACAGAAGTGCTGGGAATGGAAATTAACAGTATTAATGGTGGGAACAGCCTACTGGCAGCAGTTAACGGCTGAATTAGCAACAACCAATGAAACCCTACCACCATCAGTAAGATTGTTATCAACTGGGGGAGAACAATGGCTACCAGAAAAATTAAAGTTGTGGCAAAAGTGCATGGAGGAGAGGTCAAGTATTCAGAATTTAAAAGCACCACCGCTATTAATGAACGGCTACGGACCAACAGAAGCAACGGTATTGTCAACAGTATACGACTTATCAAAGTTAGCAACAGAGGATACACAGCCAAAACAAGTAATTGGCAATGCTTTTGATAATGTGCAGATTTATATTCTTGATAGCTATTTACAACCAGTTCCTATGGGTGTACCAGGGGAGTTGCATATTGGTGGTATGGGTTTAGCTAGAGGTTATCTCCACCGTCCAGATTTAACAGATGCAAAATTTATTCCTCATCCTTTTAATCCATTAGAACGTATTTACAAAACAGGGGATTTAGCTCGTTATTTACCCGACGGGAATATTGAGTTTTTGGGTCGCATTGATAATCAGGTGAAAATACGCGGTTTTCGCATTGAACTGGGGGAAATTGAAACTTTACTGATTACACACCCCCAAATATCAGAAGCGGTAGTGATTGATTCTGATCATATTCCAGGTTCTAAACGCTTAGTTGCATACATAGTAGGGACGTTGAATGAAACGTCTTTACCCCAGTCGCAATTGCGTTCTTTCCTGAAACAAAAGTTACCAGATTACATGATACCTTCTGCTTTTGTGGTTTTGGATGCTCTGCCTCTTACCCCTAATGGTAAGGTAGATCGGCGTGGTTTACCTAAACCTGATACAACAAGCCATAAAATAGAAACGGATCTAGCAGCACCGCGCACGGAGTCTGAAGAAATACTAGCAAAAATATGGTGTGAAGTTCTGCATCTTAAAGAAGTTGGTATCCATGACAATTTCTTTGAGTTGGGTGGAGATTCTATTCTCAGTATTCAGATTATTTTTAAAGCTAAACAAGCTGGATTGCAATTAACGGCTAAACAGATATTTCAAAACCAGACGATTGCTGAATTGGCGGCAGTAACTAACATCTCTCAGACGGTGAAAGCAGAACAAGGTTTGGTAACAGGATTATTACCGCTGACACCTATTCAACACTGGTTCAAAGAGCAAAATTTCCCAGAACCTCACCACTTTAATCAGTCATTGCTGCTGGAATTATCTGGGGTAGTTGACTGGACTTTATTCCCAGAAGTGATGCGAAAATTATTATTACATCATGATACTCTGCGCTTACGTTGTCCTGCCGATGGGGAACAGATTAATATTACCTCTGATGATACTATTCCTTTTTCTTATGTAGATTTATCGGACATCCCAGATAGGGAACAAAAAGCAGCTATTGAAGCCACTGCTAATTCCCTGCAAACTAGCTTGAATATTGCTTCTGGTCCAATAGTGCAAGTAGCGTTTTTTGGTCTAGGTACTAACAAATCCAGCCGATTATTAATAATTATTCATCACCTAGCAGTAGACGGCGTTTCTTGGCGAATTTTGTTAGAAGACTTAGAAACAGCTTACCAACAGATTAGTCGCGGTGAAAAAATTCAGTTTCGTCCTAAAACGACCTCTTTTAAATATTGGGCTGAGAAACTAAATTCTTACGCACAGTCTGATATTGCCAAGCAAAAACTAACTAATTGGCAAGGTATTTCACGTACACAGATAACCCGTATACCAGTTGATCATGCCTTGGGTGCTAATACTGTAGCATTCAATCAGATCATATCAGTCTCACTCTCACCTGAGGAAACCCGCGCTTTATTGCAGGAAGTTCCTAAAGCTTATAAAACCCAGATTAATGATATCTTGCTAACTGCTTTATTGCAGACTTTAGGTAGTTGGATTGGTAGTAATTCTGTGTTACTTGATCTTGAAGGTCATGGACGAGAAGATATTTTTGAAGATGTAGACTTATCGAGGACAGTCGGTTGGTTTACGACCATCTTTCCCGTACTTTTAGAGTTAAAAGCAACAGATAATCTGGGAGATGGGATTAAGTCGATCAAAGAACAACTGCGTGCTGTTCCCAACCGAGGTATTGGCTACGGTTTGCTGCGCTATTTGAGTGGGGATAAAGATATTATCTCTCAACTTTCAACAATGCCAAAAGCTGAAGTTAGTTTCAATTATTTGGGACAATTCGATTGGGGAAGACAAGAAAATTCCTTCTTTAAACTAGCTTCTGAATCAGTGGGAGCGGAACATTGCCAGCAAGAGAATTGCAGTCATTTACTAGATATTAATGGACTCGTAGTAGATGGTCAGTTGAAACTAGATTGGACTTACAGCGAAAATTTTCACCACCGAGACACTATTGAAAATCTCGCTGAAGATTTTGCAGCAAATTTGCGGTTTCTAATTACTCATTGTTTATCTATTGATGTATCTGCAAACCAGGAAATTTACGGCTTTTCTCAACCAATAAATAATTATCAGCATCAGGAAAATAATGTTCCTGTCCCCCTACATTTATTAGAACTGACTCAAGATATCTCTGAGTTATTACCTGATGATACACAATTCGCATATCCTCTGGCCAAAATGCAGGAGTTTATGTTGCATCATTACGCGAATGATCATCAAAAAATGGGGGTTTATCATGGACAGGAATTATTAGATATATATGATGAAAATCTTTCTATAAGTGTCTTCAAGAAAGCTCTACAAATTCTAGTAGAAAAACATCCAACTCTGAGAACGGTGTTTATTTTTCAGAACGGAAAACCAGTATGTCAAGTGGTTAGAAAAAATCTGAAATTTTCCATCAATGAAGAAGATATTAGTCACATCAAATCAGACGAACAGGAAAATTACATTAATGCAATCATAAAGCAAGATAGGCAAAATTTATTCAACGTTGAGAATTGCAATGAAGCACTTTTTAGATTATGGCTTGTTCGCAAAGCTGAAAATAGATTTGAGTTCTTTATGTCAATGCACCATGCAATTACAGATGGTTGGAGTGGTATTGAATTTGTAAATCAACTAGAGGAATTATATTCTGCTCTCAAGCAAGGAGAAGAAATAACCGTGATTCCTGCAAATAATGTGCATCAGGAATTTGTCGCTTTAGAGAAAGAAATCATTAGCTCAACAGAAGCATCAAATTTCTGGAAACTTCATTTACAAAATTACAAATATAAACCATTGCAGCCGTTAAAGACAACCGTATTTCAAGTAAAGTCTGCTTCCGATAGCCAGAAAGCCATAGAAGACAACTTTAACGCAGAAATAATTCTTGATTTACGTGAATGTTGTCGAAAATTAAAAGTTTCACCAAAAGCAATTTTCTTGAGTACATACCTGGATCTCATTAGTATTGTCATGAAAGAAAATCAGGTTTCTGTAGGAGTTATTTCTAATGGTAGGATAGAAAGATTATCTGATCCCTTCGGAGCTTTGGGTTTATTCTGGAATATTGTGCCATTTTGTCAAACAATTACAGAAGATAAAAGTGTGCAAATTAAAAATGTCCAGCAAACCCTAATTGATATCGAACCTTTTGTGAGATATCCACTGCTGGAAATTTTGTCAGATCAAAAAACAACGGAATTATTTTTGGCTACGTTTAATTTTGTAAATTTCCATAATACCAAAACTGTGGACAAGCATACTAGCTTAAAGGTACAGAGAAAAATGATTTATGACAAGTTTAACTTTCCTTTAAATTATGCTATTTCCATGGAATCATTATCAGGAAATGTCAGCATTCATGTAGAATACGATCAGACATATTTTAGTTACAAAGATATTCAATTAATGCTGCAAAATTATGTTGAAATCTTAAAAGATAGAGTTTATGGATAA